The region AGTCTTAACCTGTCTGAAAGTTGGCAAGGGCGATCTCGACCAATAGCGTTGTCAATCTCATCGTGCACTTTAGCCTGTACATCCGGGTAATTCATTAGATAGGCAACACACCAGTTTAGAGAGTGAACAGTGGTATCTAGTCCAGCtgtgaaataaagaaatacacgAGATTCACAAAATATGACCAAGAGATTTTTGTGATGCGGGTATCTTTCTATTGTGCGATTCTGCCAATGGCTAACGTCTGCGTTTTACCGACATAAACATATTATATGAGTGTGGACCACTTTAACCACATGAAACGTTAGGTTTTTTGCTATAATCATTGCCAATATAGGCAACAGGTTTCATGTCCGCAAAGTGTTCTACCCAACCAAAGCATACTTTGGAAAAAGCTTCATGCTATATTCAGCTTTGACTGACAAATCAATCCAAGGTTTTTACGTAAAGTTAAGTTACTGCGATGTGCTATCCCTTTTGCATATCGTTTCACATACTTTCAAAGACATCATTCTATACTCCAGCTTTACCTCCAAATACGTCAGCTATGGTCTGTCTGATATGTACATCTGTAATTAATCCAGCTTTTTCAGTTCCTTCTGCTTCATGCTTAGATTGAAGAAGATCGTCTATCAGGTCACGATGGTTGTCTATCAGTAATCACCAACAAAGTATAAAATACATATGATTCGATCACTAGAGCAATGAACTGATGTCACAGTTTTCCTAATTAGGTGTACGAAATAAAAAGGGTTTCTTCGAACCGTTCTTAGTTCTATAGGTTCCTACGTACttgtctgtcttttttttctgcttgtctgtctgtcggtctgtctgtatctatctatctgtctgtctgtctgtctgtctgtctgtctgtctgtctgtctgtctctgtctgtctgtctgtctgtctgtctgtctacaatGTACCCACCTAGCTACATTTTTATCTACTTACACAGCCCTAACTATTCCATTGTCTATAAGTCTTAGTGTTGTCGCAATTGAGGAAATACAAACGATCATAAATgaacaacaaataacaaatagaAAGTAATACATACCTTTATATTGGTCAAATGTTTCCTTGTGATCATCAATCTTCTCCTGGATGAGATTCAGAAATTTGCCAAGTACTTCTCTGAACTGTTTCTCTCCACTGGTCAATGGAATGTAACGAAGCAATGGAACGAGATACTAGATCGGCCAACAAACCACCACTAGAAAACACTTCGATGAATTCATTGAATATATCcattatcattttcaattcAGGGTCGTCTATGGCATACCTTGTTAAAGATATAGAGATTATACATGGGAAAGGTGAAGTTATTGGTATCATCTATGGATAAGTAGgctaaatatcaatatttgaatttatggTTGGTATTAACATTTTGTGAAGTAATAATAAAAAGACCAATCAATGGACTTTTCATCGATGTTTTTAGTATGGCTTTGTTGATATATGAAATGAGTTTACGTCACATTGAGAGTGACTGCTTCTGCGTTGCTCAGCATATGCGTTAAAAAGTTCAAAAACGGCGTTTTGTGGTAAGGGACCGgccagtttctccagcctggggggggggggcggtggattcttaaatcgggccgacaaaaagtcactgacccccctatctgtaaaacccaaaacaggctgaccccccctatcacttaattctaaaacatgatgacccccccccatatatgatattcgcatgagtgacaggtatttttgatcgtgactcagtgtggactgcttgactgtcttgcatctactttataagatcccgggttagcactatcataattataattattgactacacagggtaaatatatttgaaaaggagtttaatagcatcttgacagtgaaaggtagggggaaagcttgagaaggaaatatgtacagctgtcatgggggtcctagggggtctccccctagaagcccaggaggtatttaactctgaaaagtcaattttgagactattcagacatttttagaaaatcatttccaagctttacaagacagcaccaacatgtaaaaagcaactacataaggttgaaatatttgtgaaatatagtttgatatcatcttgacagtaagaggtaggggggagatcttgagattgggatgtgtacacctcatggggggggggggggtcctagggggtctccccctagaagccctggaggtttttcccctgaaaagtcaattttgagactattcagaccctttcagacaataatttccaagccttacaagacaacaccaacatgtaaaaaacaactacatagggttgaaatacttttgaaatatactttgatagcatcttgacagtaagaggggaagagcttgagactgggatatgtccacctcaaaGCCCTGAATGATTTTTACTCTTATcgccaatatttacgctatttagacccttcaagcaataacttaatacatgctttacaagacagcaagtatcagaaactgttctttataacttacactaagagttgaaatatgttcttaaaaagttaaatggcatcattatatacatgtagtaaaggtcagcacatctaatggtagtatcattggtaggggagatttaaggcaattttagactatcttggcaaacatttcacatcttgaaaagacaatatcatctcaaattagaatagggtgaaactatttaagaaaagtttaataccattatgacagtaaaaaggttgttggtgcatctgattgttggttgaatgcatgagtgacctctggaggtgaggaagtccttggggttttccccctggcagatatggagttttttgcttgagatactaaggcattgtttaggttattcatagcctttgaggtaatatttccaagcttcgaatagctaatctaaatgtacgttttaaatgagtttcctatatcacataaaatagacatgtaacattagtataggggcattaatacatgtataataaagtcaccggtatgttagagaactttaggtggtcatacctagtgtataatagaaactggaatctgatgagatgcggtgatttgtagtgtcaataacatgacgagtagaacaatttagattaacttcatttataaactatctatgaaaattgccattacgaaaccttcaagtcacaagttcacttttgccccaaactgcaatataagtgaagcattgattgtgaaacagccaagcatttacatgacatgttctgtaactagtgtggtagctaggtaatacatgtatatgtatatgtatagttatgtttgaactaataagtaatattaaagaattcatgtaagaaaaagggacaagaacaaatattgacatgtaccacatttcagacaaggctatatgccattgtagaaaggatttttttcttccatcacaatgacccccccccccccctatccacaattttcaaaacagcatgaccccccccctactgccaatttcaaaaacagggtgaccccccctaccaatccaccggaccccccaggccgaagaaactgaccggtccctaaggtGCTAGAATTGCCCAAATGCTCATTGCCCAATGTGTACAACAGGCTTATTCATAACGTGAGACCGATGCACTTGATATAATGATAATACACAATCACCTGCAATCTTCATTCTCATTACGTTttgaaggtttattttattagttactatggtaactgaaatataaatatacactatTAATTTAGATATCTAGTTAAAGTTGTTATTATAAGTAGCTAAATTAAATGTTAAGATGGAGTAAAGATTACGATTTTCATACATGCAATGATGACTTATCAATGTGTATGACGTAAGACATAGCATACCTACCGTTTGCCAAAGGACAGGTTACAAATGACATTGGcaatcattgtaaatatcacTGGGGCCGGATTGAAGGGTTCTCCAGCTTCGATAGTCTTCATCAATTGTGGAAGAGCATCCTCACTTATAGTTCTCTCTAATCGATCTCCACTGGCATAATTTCTGGAGttgtaaaacatacaatttgacaaaaaagaatTATTAAACACGTTAATTACAAACCGAAAATGACGCAATTACTAGAATTTTCAATTAAAAGTAATGGTTTGAAACGAccatatttcatatcaatactAGATTGACAGTTTTCGTGTTGATTTACATTCATGATGGAATGATAAAGAATGCTCGGTAAAACTTCAAATAGAATTTTCCGATGGATATGAGGATATATATGCATTatcaaaattgtttgtttgtttgtttatagaaAACGCAGGGACTCTCAAAGAGGTAATCTGTATCACCTGTTATTTTACATATGATTTAAAAACTTGATTGCCTTACTGCTTGCTTGGTGTACTCATTTTATATGATATTTCCATGCAGGAGTGAAATCGGCAGCTACCATGTCTTTCCCGCCTTCAGAAATTTTGCATTCTAAAATAAAGATTCCCCTTAAACGAGTCTTTTTGTAAATGTGATTTAAAAACTTGCCTTATTGCTTGGTGTACTAATTTCCTGTGATATTTCCATGCAGGAGTGAAGTCGGCAGCGGCTATGTCTTTCCCACCTTCGGAAGTAATATCCACTAAAATAGAGATTCCCATTAGACAATTAACACTAATGACATAATACTACAGCTGAATATATATTAGACTACTTTGTGTCCAAAGATTGATCCAAGCTTTACGGTCTTAGattatgaaaaataacatttccacatctaaattatatatgataatattgaTTACATAATCTTGTATTGATTAATTTCATCATCTAGACAACCCTGGGAATATCATTAGAAACTATCAAACCTATTTGACAACAAGTAAactttttgaacaaaaatcacacTTGTAATAATATGCGGGTCACATCATCTTGTATCAAATAGTACATTATCGAAACAATATCAAGACCAATCATAACCAAGGAGTTTTGAAACtcagtattttttaaaacccAAAACAGCATTTACGTACAAAGAACTGTAtatcaataatttgaaaatcAGGTAATAAACAATTGTTTATCCAAACATCCCCAGAAACATACCAACCGAATTTCAGTGTCAAATACTTTTGGCATTTAAGACTATTAAATCACCAAAAATGCGGTTttatatctaatttgcatatcaactaTGATGTTATGTCATGTCGTGTCATGTTATGTCAAGAACTATTTTCACCTATATATCACTAGGaacatccccatcaaatttcagccctaTATGCTCAGTAGTAATCACAAATacgtttttttcttttttccaacAACTGGTGTCGGCATTGTGTGGGTCATGTTTCAAGAGGTGTGAAGCCTCCAATTTTGTATTGTCTCAGTGGTCAGGCTTCTCAAGCAGCATGATGCATATAGTTGATGAGTATGATTTGTCTGGGTCTTCTAAACATTATTAAGAAATGCACCTACACTTTAAGAATGTCTCGGTGCAATGATATGAGATATTAATCATACACGGTTATCTGCGATACTTCAGATACTGTTGAAAGGGGTTCTTTTACAAATCACAAGAGGTTCGTGTGATActtacatgaatatatataggGTCGTCCAGCAAAGTCGTTCTGTTTAGCGACAAGTGATTCTCTGACCAACTTGATGTTATTTAGCACAACACAGTGAGCAAGTCCAATGTTCAGAGTGAATATATCGCCATACTTTTCAGACAGTTCCGTCATATTGGTATGTGGGTCTTTGGCAAGCACTGCAAATAGTCAAAGAAGGAATAAACGTCAGTAAAAACGATTTATGGTCCATCTCTCAAGGCCCCATTTTGAAATCCTATTGTGTTTTTGCTGTAACATAGCGCCCTCACAATATGGATAATGAGCTtattacatataaaaataaGACAAACACGTTATTCTAATGACTATGACATAAGTGGTGACAACGTTAAGAATTGTCTATTATGCAACTCTATAGCGGTTTTCAAATGCATGGTTTTCAAATGTATGGATGCTGACAGATAAATACTGAAAACTTACACATTGCACTGCCTATACCAGGCCATCCGATTGGTCCAGGGGGAAAACCAGCGGGTTTGATCATTCCATACAGGAGATGACATACCAACAGACCAAGCAGTATTAATAGAGCATATGTCGGATTGGATAGTATATTAAAGAGGTGGCCTGTGATTGCAGAAATCATTTTGGCTGGAAAACAATGATAAAACAAGTATAACGTGAAGTGATTGATGATTCTTACTTGGACATGGTTTTGTCGACTTCTACATTTTCTGAAGATTGTCTAAATAATTCTAGTACTCGTTATAATTTTATCTTTCAATGAccttgtgatggaagaaaaaaccctttctacaatggcatatagccttgtctgaaatgtggtacatgtaaatacttgttcttgtccctgtttcgtacatgaattctttaatattacttattagttcaaacataactatacatatacatatacatgtattacctagctaccacactagttacagcacatgtcatgtaaatgcttgacTGTTTcgcaatcaatgcttcacttataatGCACTTTGGAgaaaaagtgaacttgaaggtttcgtaatggtaatgtTCAtagataatttataaaaaaagttaatttaaattgttctactcgtcagtattaACTTGTtggaagggattaatacactttctattttggacactgcatgttattgacactacaaatcaccacatctcatcagattccagtttctattatacacgaggtatgaccacctaaagttctatggcataggaaactcatttaaaactaattaaaacttacatttaggttagcttttcgaagcttggaaatattacctcaaaggctgcgaataacctaaaaattgccttaacAGAAGCagaaaactccagatctgccaggggaaaacccaAAGGACTCCCTTACCCCAAGAGGTCACTCGTGCATTCAactaacatgtaaatattatatattggttgggggggggggaggaatcatcatgttttagaattaagtgatggggggggggggtcagcctgtttggttttacagatgggatgggggggggggggtaagtgACTTTCTGTTGgaccgatttaagaatccagccctcccccggctggagaaactgaccggtacCTTAGCAGCAACGGCATTTTACTCGTGGAATTCAGAATTTGGGACGCCATTCTTAGACATTTATGAAACTGTAGTTGTAAATTCTTCATTTAGTGATTTTATAGTCTAAGGTTATCACCTTTAAAACGCACAATCGTGAGCGAACTGAGAGAATGATTTGAGGTTGTATAGTTTACTATTTATATAACcaagtggagggtctatgatataaCACTTTACAGTTTCAAACGTCTATGTTTTAGACTGTACTATCTAGCATATtagtattgtaatttgtagactGTGGTCAAACTGACCCCTTCCACTAAGTAAATAGCATACGCATTCACAAATGTGTTTAGCCTGTTATTCCATAGAAAAAAGATAAACACTGACGTCAACTAGCAACATACAGTTCAAGCAGTTCAAACAACTCGGGCAACTGAACTGAAAAGCATGACGTCATATATTCACGGTGCTATTCACAAGATATTTAAATGAACGACTTTTGTTACATGCCATAGCATTTGTTGTCTGAACATCAGCCCACtacagtagtacatgtactatagtgGTCTACTTTTGCTGTAATCCTGAAGTAAACATTCCTATGTTATTGGTGAAGGCAGTAGTATGTAATATTACCACAGACACCTGTTTACCGAGATATATTCCTGAATACAGTAagatatcgataatattgacatacTTAGGGTAACACAGGTTTTTAGGATCAAAGACATCAACCGATTCCTGATGACGCTATGCATGGCGAAATATAGAAGACAATCTTGTATCTACCTATTATACAAGAACTTCAAAGACTCCTATGTTTTACCCCTTTAGGAGCGATAGAAATTCCAATAGAACCGATAGCGCCCATCTCCATAAACACGATTAACCCAATCACAtttgttacgatccaaaatatcgtatttcggaattatgggaataaattctacatttcggcattgtaggccataggtcagaagtagactggcgatgacgaatctgggcaaaaatgatgtaactgaaattcacatgattggttgaagaaaagtatataaataacttttatgatggcatgaccttatggtgtgattttctatttttagtcGTTGAGTCAATTCGATTGTATGAGAATTAAAACATCCAGGAGCACTCGGGTaagtgattctggcaagccgaaatctcttcAATATTCCTGTACtgtcacatagggctaaccattcgttgacgtgttactgcGACGCTCGGTGTTACGTATCGCGAAGCCCGAGTGTTCTGTTGCAAGCCTTGCTTATATATTTCGTGGTGTGCGATCCTAGAAACcttgttattttacccctttcatatactaTTTGCCAAGTATCTCAATATTATCGATTCTTAAAGTATTCTCAAAcgtatctcgggaaacaagtgtcTGTGAGTATTAGATAAATGTGTAACAACTAACATATACAATGGAAAGGCTGAATGAAATCTATGACTTTTTACGGCTATGACCAATCGTTATAATTCACAGCAGCGAACATGCTGACCTCAGGTTTGAACCTCAATATAACGTTAACGTTCTGTGCTCTGACTACACTATAAAACGGTATGCTGTAGATAGTTTACTAACATACCTTGTTTGGCGTTGCCTGTTGTCACCTCAGTGTGCCTCGCATGCGAATAGACTGAATAGCGGTGGTGGTCTCCAATCCGAACTTTAAACTTTAAGCCCCGATATCTAGTGGTTTCGTGATAAGAACTCACGTGTACAAATAGAATGACGTCATGGTAGATTATGAGTAATACTAAGGGGTGAAGCATGTGATTTCCGGGGTGGGGGGAGGCTGGCGGATTGTCGGGAAATAAATTGTCGTAGGCCAAAAATGCTTACCAACTGATGCATGAAGACAATACATATTCTTACATTGTACACACCCCTTCTTTGCtactttgtattttgattgaaatttgCCTACTATTGTTAGTATCTAgatatatttaaatgaaaagataacaaaaaatcTTTTAGTCCTCGAATTTCAAAAATGGCACAATGGCGTTGTAACACAATTGTGGAATTGATGTGTTATTGTTAcaatccaaaatatcgtatttcggaattatgggaataaattctacatttcggcattgtaggccataggtcagaagtAGACCCATAGTAGATGTTACTGAAaatcacatgattggttagagaaaagtatataatttataacttttatgatggcatgatcttatggtgtgattttctatttttagttgTTGTGTAAATTACActgtattcgaagtatacttaagatcactcgggtaggtgattctggcaagccgaaatctcttctcagttgtgactaattcccgacttggacctaaacgatcccgtacgagagtatgagagtgtgagtgctagagtgcaacgttagaactatccatacttataccgttcaactctatgACACGCAACATTATTGCCTTcggtaaggaaggttatatatatatatatatatatatatatatatatatatatatatatatatatattgaagtcagtggtaagatttgtccgtagtacagtgctcgtactcgtacatcaacatctcctgacgagtgatttactcacgaaacaggcttgtagagacgaaaaacccgacttgattttctcctaccctcaacatatatatatatatatattagggtTGTCTTTGTCatagttttctcaaaaacgactggctcaattcgaacgaaatttggtgcacatgtTCATTATAGTAAAGACTAGATCTTACTAGGTTTTGGTAAGTAattgttttcggtaattaggttatatcttcaGAATGTAcgattcaaattcaatataattcaggcattgatgataacaacgtgcatgtgtcatataaagtttgataatatagcttgtagttttaatgccTCCTTTGCATAATTTAAGTAATTAGGCTAATAATGCACACTCTaaatttggtataatttggcacatacttcaaacatacgAAAGGGCATATATCctgaaaagcttgttgatgtggctttttattttaatgagtcatttgcataattaattaaaagCTAAATCTTAAGAATActcttttcaaattcaatacaatttgctacctacatcaaccataacaaggTGCA is a window of Glandiceps talaboti chromosome 5, keGlaTala1.1, whole genome shotgun sequence DNA encoding:
- the LOC144435433 gene encoding steroid 17-alpha-hydroxylase/17,20 lyase-like is translated as MISAITGHLFNILSNPTYALLILLGLLVCHLLYGMIKPAGFPPGPIGWPGIGSAMLLAKDPHTNMTELSEKYGDIFTLNIGLAHCVVLNNIKLVRESLVAKQNDFAGRPYIYSLDITSEGGKDIAAADFTPAWKYHRKLVHQAIRNYASGDRLERTISEDALPQLMKTIEAGEPFNPAPVIFTMIANVICNLSFGKRYAIDDPELKMIMDIFNEFIEVFSSGGLLADLVSRSIASLHSIDQWRETVQRSTWQISESHPGEYKDNHRDLIDDLLQSKHEAEGTEKAGLITDVHIRQTIADVFGAGLDTTVHSLNWCVAYLMNYPDVQAKVHDEIDNAIGRDRPCQLSDRLRLPYCEAVIHEAMRIRTVVPMGVPHATTCDASVGGYCLPRGTWIMINHWKIHMTDKEWKDPEEFRPERFLTQDGTLIPKAESYIPFSAGRRVCVGEALAKNEMFLMFVNVFQNTVFTVPPGSNPPSLKPNYEAGAIRVFPYKAVARKR